CTCTCACCGATGCCAGCGGAGCCGGACTTGAAGGCGAGACGGTTGAAATCGGTTTCGCCCCCGATTCGCAGAATAAAAAAGGAGATCTCAGCAGTGTAGAGGACATCGGAAACGGTCAATATCAGTGTACCTATACAGCACCTCAGGATTTCGAGGGCCAGATTTCCTTCATCGCTACGGTGGACGGGGTCACCTCTGAGGTTCTCACCATCATCGTCAGATCGATCACTATGGAGATTACCGTCGATCCCGATACCTTGGTGGCATGCGGCACACAGACCGCCACGGTGACGGTCACGATGCTTGATGAGAACAACGATCCGATCTCCGGAGAGGAGATAAAGTTCACGGTGAGCGATGATAACGGGTCGATCGATCCGGAGACAGGGACAACGGGGGATGATGGGAAGTGTACCGTTACCTATACCGCCGGTATTCAGGCTGGAACCGCTACCATCACCGCCACCGCTCAGGGACCCAAAGCACAGGGCGTGTCCGCAACGGCGCAGGTAACTCTTACACCGGCCGGGATTGATCCGGATGGTTCCACCCTGACCGTCCAACCTGGTGAGGTAAGCGCTGACGATCCGACCGTCACGGTCACAGTTAGGGTCGTTGACGTGCATGGCAATCCGATATCTGGTGCATCGGTCAAGATACTCGTGGATGGGAAAAAGGTCGAGATACTTATGGATGGGACAGGCGTACCAACAGCTACCACTGATCAAAATGGGAGGTTAGTCGCCCAAATTCAGCTTCCTCATCAAGCTGGAGATAAGACGATCTCGACCACAGCGAACGATACTATCCTCACTCAAATAGTAACTGTCAAGGTCACGCCCGGCAAATTGGCCTCGCTTGAGATCTCGCCCGATACCGCCCTCGTCCCGATAGGAAGAACCCGGCAGTTCACCGTTACCGGAGCCGACGCGGAGGGCAACCCCATAACCCCCACCGATGTCACCTGGGAAGTGATAGGAGAAATCGGCACGATAGACCAGAACGGACTGTTCACCGCTACGACTGAGGGTGTTGGAAAGATTCAAGCGACCGCCGACGGTGTGACCGATACCACTGGAGATATCAAGGTCGTCACCAGAATCCCCGGCGACTGCGCAGGCGGCTCACAGACGGCCGATTTCCCCAACGGCGAGCCTGATGGTAAGGTGGACATCTTCGACCTCGTCCAGATGGGTAGTCACTGGCATCAGACCGCCGAGAATACCACAGCCACCCAGGCCGAGTTTGAGGCGATGGATATCGCCGGACCCAGCTCTTGGGAACAGGGCGACGGGGTGATAGACATCTTCGATCTGATCGTCCTGGCCGATAACTTCGGCGTGGGAACGGGCGCCGCTGCACCGGATCTGATCGCTCGACTCCCGATCCTTTCGACTGCTAAGCTCGCCCTTATAACCCCGACAACCCGAACCACCATGCAGAGGGAGTCGGAGATCCGCACGCTCCTCGGAAGCGAGTTCAAGCTGGATCTGCTGGCCGAAGGTCTCAAAGGATTGAAAGGGTACACCTTCCAGATCGCCTATGACCCGAATGCGTTCGAGATTTTGGGTGATGGAGGCAAACGGTTCGCTGAGGGATCCCTCATGAAGGGGATGGAGTCCTTCTCCTTCGCCAAACCCGATCGTTCATCGCTCACTGCTGCCGGAGTAGTGCTCGGTAGGGAGAGCGTCAGAGTGGATAGCGGCACTCTCGGATCGTTGAGCCTTAAGGCGAAATCGGCAGGCGAGCACACGATCGTCCTGAGGAACGTCATACTGATCATGGATGACGGAAAGTCGTTCACGCTGCCGGAGCTAAGGTATAGGGT
The Candidatus Poribacteria bacterium DNA segment above includes these coding regions:
- a CDS encoding Ig-like domain-containing protein encodes the protein ATFSIEGVSGATNIAMTESNGTYTGTYTVQAGDNVKDATVSVTFTKEGQTQTDTSQKVTIDTTPPTIQITSPADGSFTNQTSIEVQGTVSDDNLDTVTVNGVQATVTDGSFTAQIDLPDGDGDKTITATATDVVGHESSDSIAVILDTTPPQIQITQPVDGSWTNQTSITVTGTVSDANLDTVTVNGVQATVTDGSFTAQGVQLQEGDNTITATATDKAANTAQVTVTVKLDTVKPSLSNPTAQPTVVKNGDTITVTVEATDEGSGIASVTANVDGIDTGAAGHTSFVLNPVEGQQNVYSGTYTISQNNTASNNDYKIVITATDYAGNTQTDDTTTVTLRNLNITLQSDKSAIPPGGEAILTATLTDASGAGLEGETVEIGFAPDSQNKKGDLSSVEDIGNGQYQCTYTAPQDFEGQISFIATVDGVTSEVLTIIVRSITMEITVDPDTLVACGTQTATVTVTMLDENNDPISGEEIKFTVSDDNGSIDPETGTTGDDGKCTVTYTAGIQAGTATITATAQGPKAQGVSATAQVTLTPAGIDPDGSTLTVQPGEVSADDPTVTVTVRVVDVHGNPISGASVKILVDGKKVEILMDGTGVPTATTDQNGRLVAQIQLPHQAGDKTISTTANDTILTQIVTVKVTPGKLASLEISPDTALVPIGRTRQFTVTGADAEGNPITPTDVTWEVIGEIGTIDQNGLFTATTEGVGKIQATADGVTDTTGDIKVVTRIPGDCAGGSQTADFPNGEPDGKVDIFDLVQMGSHWHQTAENTTATQAEFEAMDIAGPSSWEQGDGVIDIFDLIVLADNFGVGTGAAAPDLIARLPILSTAKLALITPTTRTTMQRESEIRTLLGSEFKLDLLAEGLKGLKGYTFQIAYDPNAFEILGDGGKRFAEGSLMKGMESFSFAKPDRSSLTAAGVVLGRESVRVDSGTLGSLSLKAKSAGEHTIVLRNVILIMDDGKSFTLPELRYRVIVHEPIEKTKLLQNYPNPFNPETWIPFQLKEASEVTIRIYDLHGNLI